From one Catellatospora sp. IY07-71 genomic stretch:
- a CDS encoding LLM class F420-dependent oxidoreductase — protein sequence MEFGVGYFPTHDGMHPGEVARLVEDRGQNALFFAEHSHIPASRESPYPFGEMPPKYWHCYDLFVALTAAVTATSRLRVGSGICLVVQRDPIHTAKAVASIDHLSGGRFEFGVGAGWNREEMRNHGTDPRVRMAVMAERVEAMKEIWARHEASYTGQYVDFDRIWCYPKPVQWPHPPILVGGTGPTVLDRVLAFGDGWLPNWGEDAALLDRIAGLRTRAERPVQVQVLSVPNDPKVLERLAAAGVRRAMHWLPSGPEGVVHRALDAWETAIGTFTKG from the coding sequence ATGGAGTTCGGCGTCGGATACTTCCCGACCCACGACGGCATGCACCCGGGCGAGGTCGCCCGGCTGGTGGAGGACCGCGGCCAGAACGCCCTGTTCTTCGCCGAGCACAGCCACATCCCGGCCAGCCGCGAGTCGCCGTACCCGTTCGGCGAGATGCCGCCCAAGTACTGGCACTGCTACGACCTGTTCGTCGCGCTGACCGCGGCGGTCACCGCGACCTCGCGGCTGCGCGTCGGCAGCGGCATCTGCCTGGTCGTCCAGCGCGACCCGATCCATACCGCCAAGGCTGTGGCCAGCATCGACCACCTGTCCGGCGGCCGGTTCGAGTTCGGCGTGGGCGCCGGGTGGAACCGCGAGGAGATGCGCAACCACGGCACCGACCCGAGGGTGCGCATGGCCGTCATGGCCGAGCGGGTCGAGGCGATGAAGGAGATCTGGGCCCGGCACGAGGCCAGCTACACCGGCCAGTACGTCGACTTCGACCGGATCTGGTGCTACCCGAAGCCCGTGCAGTGGCCGCACCCGCCGATCCTGGTCGGCGGCACCGGCCCGACCGTGCTGGACCGGGTGCTCGCGTTCGGCGACGGCTGGCTGCCCAACTGGGGCGAGGACGCCGCCCTGCTCGACCGCATCGCCGGGCTGCGCACCCGCGCCGAGCGGCCGGTGCAGGTGCAGGTGCTGTCCGTGCCCAACGATCCGAAGGTGCTGGAGCGGCTCGCCGCCGCCGGGGTCCGCCGGGCCATGCACTGGCTGCCCTCCGGGCCCGAAGGCGTGGTCCACCGGGCGCTGGACGCTTGGGAGACCGCCATCGGCACGTTCACCAAGGGGTGA
- a CDS encoding sugar ABC transporter ATP-binding protein has protein sequence MGRQPVLTMTTISKIFPGVRALDSVDFRLFPGEIHALMGENGAGKSTLIKVLTGVYTADTGVVALDGQQISFAGPMQARAAGVSTVYQEVNLCPNLSVAENIFIGREPRIFGAIHWRELRRRARALLARLELDIDVTAALGTCSLAVQQMVAIARAIDIQARVLILDEPTSSLDSAEVAQLFRIMRQLQGEGIAVLFVTHFLDQVYEVADRITVLRNGRLVGEYTTAELPQLALVEKMIGKELDVLEQLDEQPKRELAAVEASTPLIEAAELGRKGSVAPFSMTIHAGEVVGLAGLLGSGRTEVARLLFGADRPDHGRISMDGKPAAIRNPIAAIARDIAFCSENRRIEGLVGELSVRENIMLAMQAARGWTRPIPRRRQDELVRKYIDALSIRPADPEMPVRNLSGGNQQKVVLARWLITEPRLLILDEPTRGIDIGAKTEIQRLVVQLSDGGMAVLFISAELEEVLRLSHKVAVMRDRRMVTQLANDDTLDADRVMATIASGASS, from the coding sequence ATGGGTAGGCAGCCGGTCCTGACGATGACCACGATCAGCAAGATCTTCCCCGGCGTACGGGCGCTCGACTCGGTCGACTTCCGCCTGTTCCCCGGTGAGATCCACGCCCTCATGGGCGAGAACGGGGCCGGCAAGTCCACCCTCATCAAGGTGCTGACCGGCGTGTACACGGCCGACACCGGCGTGGTCGCGCTCGACGGGCAGCAAATCTCGTTCGCCGGCCCGATGCAGGCCCGCGCGGCCGGCGTCAGCACCGTCTACCAGGAGGTCAACCTCTGCCCCAACCTGTCGGTGGCGGAGAACATCTTCATCGGGCGGGAGCCGCGGATCTTCGGCGCCATCCACTGGCGCGAGCTGCGCCGCCGGGCCCGCGCCCTGCTGGCGCGCCTGGAGCTGGACATCGACGTCACCGCGGCACTGGGCACCTGCTCGCTGGCGGTGCAGCAGATGGTCGCCATCGCCCGCGCCATCGACATCCAGGCCCGGGTGCTCATCCTGGACGAGCCCACCTCCAGCCTGGACAGCGCCGAGGTCGCCCAGCTGTTCCGGATCATGCGGCAGCTGCAGGGCGAGGGCATCGCCGTCCTCTTCGTCACCCACTTCCTGGACCAGGTGTACGAGGTCGCCGACCGCATCACCGTGCTGCGCAACGGCCGGCTGGTCGGCGAGTACACCACCGCCGAGCTGCCCCAGCTGGCGCTGGTCGAGAAGATGATCGGCAAGGAACTGGACGTGCTGGAGCAGCTCGACGAGCAGCCCAAGCGCGAGCTCGCCGCGGTCGAGGCGTCTACGCCCCTGATCGAGGCCGCCGAGCTGGGCCGCAAGGGCTCGGTCGCGCCGTTCTCGATGACCATCCACGCCGGCGAGGTCGTCGGCCTGGCCGGGCTGCTGGGCTCCGGGCGCACCGAGGTCGCCCGGCTGCTGTTCGGCGCCGACCGTCCCGACCACGGCCGGATCAGCATGGACGGCAAGCCGGCCGCGATCCGCAACCCGATCGCCGCGATCGCCCGCGACATCGCGTTCTGCTCCGAGAACCGGCGCATCGAGGGCCTGGTCGGCGAGCTGTCCGTGCGCGAGAACATCATGCTGGCCATGCAGGCCGCCCGGGGCTGGACCCGGCCGATCCCGCGCCGTCGCCAGGACGAGCTGGTGCGCAAGTACATCGACGCGCTCAGCATCCGCCCGGCCGACCCGGAGATGCCGGTGCGCAACCTGTCCGGCGGCAACCAGCAGAAGGTCGTGCTCGCCCGCTGGCTGATCACCGAGCCGCGGCTGCTGATCCTCGACGAGCCCACCCGCGGCATCGACATCGGTGCCAAGACCGAGATCCAGCGCCTGGTCGTGCAGCTGTCCGACGGCGGCATGGCGGTGCTGTTCATCTCCGCCGAGCTGGAGGAGGTGCTGCGGCTGAGCCACAAGGTCGCCGTCATGCGCGACCGGCGGATGGTCACCCAGCTGGCCAACGACGACACCCTCGACGCCGACCGCGTCATGGCCACCATCGCGAGCGGAGCCAGCTCATGA
- the yjfF gene encoding galactofuranose ABC transporter, permease protein YjfF produces the protein MTTTDLGNLARIGRWRLPRRHVPVLATFALLLVMYGIGVSQYRAFSNIQVVFNVFIDNGFLLVVAVGMTFVILTGGIDLSVGSVVAMTAMVSASLLQNGLPPALVLLIALLIGPTLGFVMGCVIHYFDIQPFIVTLAGMFFARGMCNWISNSSIPITDPFWTSAAQERIGDPRGNFVSISVLIAFAVVAVGAYVLAYTRLGRNVYAIGGNPQSALLMGLPVARTKIMVYTISGLCSAIGGILLSFYTLSGAPLIAVGMELDAIAAVVIGGTLLTGGSGYVLGTVLGVLVLGVIQTLITFDGTLNSWWTKIVIGGLLFAFILLQRLIGIRKK, from the coding sequence ATGACCACCACCGACTTGGGGAACCTCGCCCGGATCGGGCGGTGGCGGCTGCCACGCCGGCACGTGCCCGTGCTCGCCACGTTCGCGCTGCTGCTGGTCATGTACGGCATCGGCGTCTCGCAGTACCGCGCCTTCTCCAACATCCAGGTCGTCTTCAACGTCTTCATCGACAACGGGTTCCTGCTCGTCGTCGCGGTCGGCATGACGTTCGTGATCCTCACCGGCGGCATCGACCTGTCCGTCGGCTCGGTGGTCGCGATGACGGCGATGGTGTCGGCGTCGCTGCTGCAGAACGGCCTGCCGCCCGCGCTGGTGCTGCTGATCGCGCTGCTCATCGGTCCGACGCTCGGGTTCGTGATGGGCTGTGTGATCCACTATTTCGACATCCAGCCGTTCATCGTGACGCTGGCCGGGATGTTCTTCGCCCGCGGCATGTGCAACTGGATCAGCAACTCGTCCATCCCCATCACGGACCCGTTCTGGACCAGTGCGGCGCAGGAGCGCATCGGGGATCCGCGCGGCAACTTCGTGTCGATCAGCGTGCTGATCGCGTTCGCGGTGGTGGCCGTCGGCGCGTACGTCCTGGCGTACACGCGGCTGGGCCGCAACGTGTACGCCATCGGCGGCAACCCGCAGTCGGCGCTGCTGATGGGCCTGCCCGTGGCGCGCACAAAGATCATGGTGTACACGATCAGCGGCCTGTGCTCGGCGATCGGCGGCATCCTGCTGTCCTTCTACACCCTGTCCGGCGCCCCGCTGATCGCCGTCGGCATGGAGCTCGACGCGATCGCCGCGGTCGTCATCGGCGGCACCCTGCTCACCGGCGGCTCCGGGTACGTGCTCGGCACCGTGCTCGGCGTGCTGGTGCTCGGCGTGATCCAGACCCTGATCACCTTCGACGGCACCCTCAACTCCTGGTGGACCAAGATCGTGATCGGTGGCCTGCTGTTCGCGTTCATCCTGCTCCAACGCCTCATCGGCATCCGCAAGAAGTAG
- a CDS encoding ABC transporter substrate-binding protein, whose product MFTLGKQFTRRAAVAVLSASLVAGALAGCGNSDTGGEPADDGKITLGFSQVGAESGWRTANTNSIKEAAAAAGIELKFDDAQQKQENQIKAIRNYIQQKVDVIAFSPVVESGWDTVLKEAKDAGIPVILTDRSVDSADKSLYKTFIGSDFVKEGRLSGEWLVNEMKSATGPVNIVELQGTTGSAPANDRKKGFAEAIAANPNLKIIASQTGDFTRAGGKAVMEQFIKANPKIDVLFAHNDDMGLGALEAITAAGKVPGKDIKIITIDAVKDGMQALADGKFNFIAECSPLLGPQLMDLVKKVKAGETIPQRIETEETTFTPEQAKAALPNRKY is encoded by the coding sequence ATGTTCACCTTGGGCAAGCAGTTCACGCGACGCGCAGCCGTCGCGGTGCTGTCCGCGAGCCTGGTCGCGGGCGCCCTCGCCGGCTGTGGCAACAGTGACACCGGCGGCGAGCCGGCCGACGACGGCAAGATCACGCTGGGCTTCTCGCAGGTCGGCGCCGAGAGCGGCTGGCGCACCGCGAACACCAACTCCATCAAGGAGGCGGCGGCCGCGGCGGGCATCGAGCTGAAGTTCGACGACGCGCAGCAGAAGCAGGAGAACCAGATCAAGGCCATCCGCAACTACATCCAGCAGAAGGTCGACGTGATCGCCTTCTCGCCGGTGGTGGAGTCCGGGTGGGACACCGTGCTGAAGGAGGCCAAGGACGCGGGCATCCCGGTCATCCTGACCGACCGCTCCGTCGACTCGGCCGACAAGTCGCTGTACAAGACGTTCATCGGCTCGGACTTCGTCAAGGAGGGCCGCCTGTCCGGTGAGTGGCTGGTCAACGAGATGAAGTCGGCCACCGGCCCGGTGAACATCGTCGAGCTGCAGGGCACGACGGGTTCGGCGCCGGCCAACGACCGCAAGAAGGGCTTCGCCGAGGCCATCGCGGCCAACCCGAACCTGAAGATCATCGCGTCGCAGACCGGTGACTTCACCCGGGCCGGCGGCAAGGCGGTCATGGAGCAGTTCATCAAGGCCAACCCGAAGATCGACGTGCTGTTCGCGCACAACGACGACATGGGTCTGGGCGCGCTGGAGGCGATCACCGCGGCGGGCAAGGTGCCCGGCAAGGACATCAAGATCATCACCATCGACGCGGTCAAGGACGGCATGCAGGCCCTCGCCGACGGCAAGTTCAACTTCATCGCCGAGTGCAGCCCGCTGCTCGGGCCCCAGCTGATGGACCTGGTGAAGAAGGTCAAGGCCGGTGAGACGATCCCGCAGCGGATCGAGACCGAGGAGACCACCTTCACGCCGGAGCAGGCCAAGGCCGCTCTGCCCAACCGCAAGTACTGA
- the araB gene encoding ribulokinase produces MSDRYVVGVDYGTLSGRALVVRVSDGAEVGTAVHEYRHAVMDTVLAATGAPLPPDWALQDPDDYREVLRHAVPAALAASGVPAEHVIGIGIDFTACTVLPALADGTPLCELPELRERPHAWVKLWKHHAAQPHADRINRVAAERGEPWLGRYGGKISAEWQYAKGLQLLEEDPAVYARAERFIEAADWIVWQLCGVETRNVCTAGYKGILQDGAGPSADYLSALNPNFIGFPAKLDGPLAALGERAGSLTAQAAAWTGLPEGIAVAVGNVDAHVTAAAAQALEPGRLVAIMGTSTCHVVNGTVPAEVVGMCGVVDGGISAGAWGYEAGQSGVGDIFGWYVEHAAPAGHASHEVLSQQAAAQPVGAHGLIALDWWNGNRSLLVNHDLSGLIVGLTLATRPPDVYRALLESTAYGTRMIIEAFAEAGVPVEEIVVAGGLTSNTLLMQIYADVTNRPLSIIGSAQGPALGSAIHAAVAAGAYPDVHKASDAMGRVHRGVYQPDPERARAYDALYAQYRLLHDHFGRGGDDVMLRLRAIRNAARGESHA; encoded by the coding sequence ATGAGCGACCGCTACGTCGTCGGCGTGGACTACGGCACGCTGTCGGGACGGGCCCTGGTGGTCCGGGTCAGCGACGGAGCCGAGGTCGGCACGGCGGTGCACGAGTACCGCCACGCGGTCATGGACACCGTGCTTGCCGCGACGGGGGCGCCGCTGCCGCCCGACTGGGCCCTGCAGGACCCGGACGACTACCGCGAGGTGCTGCGTCACGCCGTGCCCGCGGCCCTGGCGGCCAGCGGCGTGCCGGCCGAGCACGTGATCGGCATCGGGATCGACTTCACCGCCTGCACGGTGCTGCCCGCGCTGGCCGACGGCACGCCGCTGTGCGAGCTGCCCGAGCTGCGCGAGCGCCCGCACGCGTGGGTCAAGCTGTGGAAGCACCACGCGGCGCAGCCGCACGCCGACCGGATCAACCGGGTGGCCGCCGAGCGCGGCGAGCCGTGGCTGGGCCGCTACGGCGGGAAGATCTCCGCCGAGTGGCAGTACGCCAAGGGCCTGCAGCTGCTGGAGGAGGACCCGGCGGTCTACGCCCGCGCCGAGCGCTTCATCGAGGCGGCGGACTGGATCGTCTGGCAGCTGTGCGGGGTGGAGACGCGCAACGTCTGCACCGCCGGCTACAAGGGCATCCTCCAGGACGGGGCGGGCCCGTCCGCCGACTACCTGTCCGCGCTGAACCCGAACTTCATCGGCTTCCCGGCCAAGCTGGACGGCCCGCTCGCGGCGCTGGGGGAGCGGGCGGGCTCGCTGACCGCCCAGGCGGCGGCGTGGACCGGCCTGCCCGAGGGCATCGCGGTCGCGGTCGGCAACGTCGACGCGCACGTGACCGCCGCGGCGGCGCAGGCCCTGGAGCCGGGCCGGCTGGTCGCCATCATGGGCACCTCCACCTGCCACGTGGTCAACGGCACGGTCCCGGCCGAGGTGGTCGGCATGTGCGGCGTGGTGGACGGCGGCATCAGCGCCGGCGCCTGGGGTTACGAGGCCGGGCAGAGCGGCGTCGGCGACATCTTCGGGTGGTACGTCGAGCACGCCGCGCCCGCAGGCCACGCCTCGCACGAGGTGCTGTCGCAGCAGGCCGCCGCGCAGCCGGTGGGCGCGCACGGCCTGATCGCGCTGGACTGGTGGAACGGCAACCGCTCGCTGCTGGTCAACCACGACCTGTCCGGCCTGATCGTCGGCCTGACCCTGGCCACCCGCCCGCCGGACGTGTACCGGGCGCTGCTGGAGTCGACGGCGTACGGCACGCGCATGATCATCGAGGCGTTCGCCGAGGCGGGCGTGCCGGTCGAGGAGATCGTCGTGGCGGGCGGGCTCACCTCGAACACGCTGCTGATGCAGATCTACGCCGACGTCACGAACCGGCCGCTGAGCATCATCGGGTCGGCGCAGGGCCCGGCGCTCGGCTCGGCCATCCACGCCGCGGTCGCCGCGGGGGCGTACCCGGACGTGCACAAGGCGTCCGACGCGATGGGCCGGGTGCACCGCGGTGTCTACCAGCCCGACCCCGAGCGCGCGCGGGCCTACGACGCGCTGTACGCGCAGTACCGGCTGCTGCACGACCACTTCGGGCGCGGCGGCGACGACGTCATGCTGCGCCTGCGCGCCATCCGCAACGCCGCCCGGGGGGAGTCCCACGCATGA
- a CDS encoding TIGR03668 family PPOX class F420-dependent oxidoreductase, translating to MSAARERFAAARVARLATVGADGVPHLVPVVFAVDGDTVYTAVDRKPKRTTALRRLANIAADPRVCLLADHYEEDWSRLWWVRADGTARVLDPADPATGVALALLTARYPQYAEPPPGPVVAIAVTRWTAWSGAGLTAEPGRTP from the coding sequence GTGAGCGCCGCGCGGGAGCGGTTCGCCGCGGCCCGGGTGGCCCGGCTCGCCACCGTCGGCGCCGACGGGGTCCCGCACCTGGTGCCGGTGGTGTTCGCGGTGGACGGCGACACCGTGTACACGGCCGTGGACCGCAAACCCAAGCGCACCACCGCCCTGCGGCGGCTGGCCAACATCGCCGCCGATCCGCGGGTGTGCCTGCTCGCCGACCACTACGAGGAGGACTGGTCGCGGCTGTGGTGGGTGCGCGCCGACGGCACCGCCCGCGTGCTGGACCCGGCCGATCCCGCCACCGGCGTCGCGCTGGCGCTGCTCACGGCCCGCTATCCGCAGTACGCCGAGCCGCCGCCCGGCCCGGTCGTCGCCATCGCCGTGACGCGCTGGACGGCCTGGTCCGGCGCCGGGCTCACAGCGGAGCCCGGACGCACTCCGTGA
- the araA gene encoding L-arabinose isomerase — translation MTTPPEVWFLTGSQHLYGPETLQQVADQSRQLAQQLDADPAIPARVVWKPVLTSAADILDVCRQADMQGAVGVIAWMHTFSPAKMWISGLDALRVPLLHLHTQANVALPWSEIDMDFMNLNQAAHGDREFGYVQTRLGVARKTVAGHVSDPRTVARIATWVRASLGYSAMRSLRLARFGDNMRDVAVTEGDKVEAQLHFGVSVNTYGVNDLVAAVDAASDASVDALVKEYDDSYELATELRPGGDRHDALRYAARIEAGLRSFLEAGGFRAFTTNFEDLGGLRQLPGIAVQRLMAEGYGFGAEGDWKTAVLVRTLKAMSVGTTGGTSFMEDYTYDLSPGQEVILGAHMLEICPTIAAGTPRVEIHPLGIGGKEDPVRLVFDAAEGPAVVMGLADMGERFRLVANEVDVIAPPQPLPKLPVARAVWKPRPDLASSAQAWLTAGGPHHTVLSQAVGVDELHDLAEMSTTELVVIDADTTPRRFADELRWNQAYYRLARGF, via the coding sequence ATGACGACACCCCCCGAGGTCTGGTTCCTCACCGGCAGCCAGCACCTCTACGGCCCGGAGACGCTGCAGCAGGTGGCCGACCAGTCGCGCCAGCTCGCGCAGCAGCTCGACGCCGACCCGGCCATCCCCGCCCGCGTGGTGTGGAAGCCGGTGCTCACGTCCGCCGCCGACATCCTCGACGTCTGCCGCCAGGCCGACATGCAGGGCGCGGTCGGGGTGATCGCCTGGATGCACACCTTCTCCCCGGCCAAGATGTGGATCTCGGGCCTGGACGCGCTGCGGGTGCCGCTGCTGCACCTGCACACCCAGGCCAACGTGGCGCTGCCGTGGTCCGAGATCGACATGGACTTCATGAACCTCAACCAGGCCGCGCACGGCGACCGCGAGTTCGGGTACGTGCAGACCCGGCTCGGGGTCGCCCGCAAGACCGTCGCCGGGCACGTCAGCGACCCGCGCACCGTCGCGCGTATCGCGACCTGGGTGCGGGCGTCGCTGGGCTACTCCGCGATGCGCTCGCTGCGGCTGGCCCGCTTCGGCGACAACATGCGCGACGTCGCGGTGACCGAGGGCGACAAGGTCGAGGCCCAGCTCCACTTCGGCGTGTCGGTCAACACGTACGGCGTCAACGACCTGGTCGCGGCCGTCGACGCGGCGAGCGACGCCTCGGTGGACGCGCTGGTCAAGGAGTACGACGACAGCTACGAGCTGGCGACCGAGCTGCGGCCGGGCGGCGACCGCCACGACGCGCTGCGCTACGCCGCCCGGATCGAGGCGGGGCTGCGTTCCTTCCTGGAGGCCGGCGGGTTCCGGGCGTTCACCACCAACTTCGAGGACCTCGGCGGGCTGCGCCAGCTGCCGGGCATCGCGGTGCAGCGGCTGATGGCCGAGGGCTACGGCTTCGGGGCAGAGGGCGACTGGAAGACCGCGGTGCTGGTCCGCACGCTCAAGGCGATGTCGGTCGGCACCACCGGCGGCACGTCGTTCATGGAGGACTACACCTACGACCTCAGCCCCGGCCAGGAGGTCATCCTCGGCGCGCACATGCTGGAGATCTGCCCGACCATCGCGGCCGGCACGCCGCGCGTCGAGATCCACCCGCTGGGCATCGGCGGCAAGGAGGACCCGGTGCGCCTGGTCTTCGACGCGGCCGAGGGACCGGCGGTGGTGATGGGACTGGCCGACATGGGGGAGCGGTTCCGCCTGGTCGCCAACGAGGTGGACGTCATCGCCCCGCCGCAGCCGCTGCCGAAGCTGCCGGTGGCCCGCGCGGTCTGGAAGCCGCGGCCCGACCTGGCCTCCTCCGCGCAGGCGTGGCTCACCGCGGGCGGCCCGCACCACACCGTGCTGTCCCAGGCCGTCGGCGTCGACGAGCTGCACGACCTGGCCGAGATGAGCACCACCGAGCTGGTCGTCATCGACGCGGACACCACCCCCCGCCGCTTCGCCGACGAGCTGCGCTGGAACCAGGCGTACTACCGCCTCGCCCGCGGTTTCTGA
- a CDS encoding L-ribulose-5-phosphate 4-epimerase: protein MSQTVTEVRATVAALHAELTRYGLVAWTAGNVSARVPGKELMVIKPSGVSYDDLSPANMIVCDLHGDVVEGDLSPSSDTAAHAYVYRAMPEVGGVVHTHSTYATAWAARGEAIPCHLTAQADEFGGEIPIGPFALIGGDDIGKGIVATLAGHRSPAVLMRNHGVFTIGKDARAAVKAAVMCEDVARTAHLARMLGEPVPMAQADVDSLYARYQNVYGQVAPPPAP from the coding sequence ATGAGCCAGACCGTCACCGAGGTGCGCGCGACCGTCGCCGCGCTGCACGCCGAGCTGACCCGCTACGGCCTGGTCGCCTGGACGGCCGGCAACGTGTCGGCCCGGGTGCCCGGCAAGGAGCTGATGGTCATCAAGCCGAGCGGGGTGTCCTACGACGACCTCAGCCCGGCCAACATGATCGTGTGCGACCTGCACGGCGACGTGGTCGAGGGGGACCTGTCGCCGTCGTCGGACACCGCCGCGCACGCCTACGTCTACCGGGCCATGCCCGAGGTCGGCGGCGTCGTGCACACGCACAGCACCTACGCCACCGCGTGGGCTGCCCGCGGCGAGGCGATCCCGTGCCACCTGACCGCGCAGGCCGACGAGTTCGGCGGCGAGATCCCGATCGGGCCGTTCGCGCTGATCGGCGGCGACGACATCGGCAAGGGCATCGTCGCCACGCTGGCCGGGCACCGCTCGCCGGCCGTGCTGATGCGCAATCACGGCGTCTTCACCATCGGCAAGGACGCCCGCGCGGCGGTCAAGGCCGCGGTGATGTGCGAGGACGTCGCCCGCACCGCGCACCTGGCGCGGATGCTCGGCGAGCCCGTGCCGATGGCACAGGCGGATGTGGACTCCCTCTACGCCCGCTACCAGAACGTCTACGGCCAGGTCGCACCTCCGCCCGCGCCGTAG
- a CDS encoding ABC transporter permease, whose product MSEVRTRLAAASGQRLFWPLVVLVVLIAANTAYRPSFVSIEVKDGHLYGSLVDIVRLSAPLILVALGMTLVIATGGIDLSVGSVCAIAGSMACLHISQATDQNSLSTLFTALGLALGLALVAGAWNGLLVSVIGIQPIIATLILMVAGRGLAQLITEGQIITINSDPYRTIGAGYWLTLPVAILIAIAVTLLIAVLTRRTALGLIIEAVGGNAEASRLAGIRSRRITFLVYVIAGLCAAVAGFMITADVSSAAGSTAGLWIELDAILAVVIGGTSLAGGRFSLSGTLVGALIIQTLTTTVYAMNISPQTSLLFKAVVVIVVCLIQAPAFRARFARRRPPATPTVAAAPQKEQVPA is encoded by the coding sequence ATGAGTGAAGTACGCACCCGGCTCGCCGCGGCCTCCGGGCAGCGGCTGTTCTGGCCGCTGGTGGTCCTGGTCGTGCTGATCGCGGCGAACACGGCCTACCGGCCGAGCTTCGTGTCGATCGAGGTCAAGGACGGCCACCTGTACGGCAGCCTGGTCGACATCGTGCGGCTGTCCGCGCCGCTGATCCTGGTCGCGCTGGGCATGACGCTGGTCATCGCCACCGGTGGCATCGACCTGTCGGTGGGCTCGGTCTGCGCCATCGCCGGCTCCATGGCGTGCCTGCACATCAGCCAGGCCACCGACCAGAACAGCCTGTCCACCCTGTTCACCGCGCTGGGCCTGGCCCTGGGCCTGGCACTGGTGGCCGGGGCGTGGAACGGGTTGCTGGTCTCGGTCATCGGCATCCAGCCGATCATCGCCACGCTGATTCTGATGGTGGCCGGGCGCGGTCTCGCGCAGCTGATCACCGAGGGCCAGATCATCACCATCAACTCCGACCCGTACCGCACCATCGGCGCCGGATACTGGCTCACGCTGCCGGTGGCGATCCTGATCGCGATCGCCGTGACGCTGCTCATCGCGGTGCTGACCCGGCGCACCGCGCTCGGCCTGATCATCGAGGCGGTCGGCGGCAACGCCGAGGCCAGCCGGCTGGCCGGCATCCGGTCCCGGCGCATCACCTTCCTGGTGTACGTGATTGCCGGGCTCTGCGCGGCGGTGGCCGGATTCATGATCACCGCCGACGTGTCCAGCGCCGCGGGCAGCACCGCCGGGCTGTGGATCGAGCTGGACGCGATCCTCGCCGTCGTCATCGGCGGCACCTCGCTGGCCGGCGGCCGGTTCTCCCTCAGCGGCACCCTGGTCGGCGCGCTGATCATCCAGACGCTCACCACCACGGTGTACGCCATGAACATCAGCCCGCAGACGTCGCTGCTGTTCAAGGCGGTCGTCGTGATCGTGGTGTGCCTCATCCAGGCCCCGGCGTTCCGCGCCCGGTTCGCCCGGCGGCGCCCGCCCGCCACCCCCACGGTCGCGGCGGCGCCGCAGAAGGAGCAGGTGCCCGCATGA
- a CDS encoding alanine racemase: MDQLPTPYLSVDLDVLDRNLARMAAFTAERGVALRPHAKTHKCLQIARRQLDAGAVGLTVATVAEAEIFSGGGCTDLFIAYPLWIDQAKGARLRAVAERATVAVGVDNGASAEALAKHAGGLVEVLVEVDCGHHRSGVQPGEAGAVALAAARAGLRVRGVFTFPGHGYAAVGAGKDVAVQEAAALREAADAVRAAGLEVGVVSGGSTPTAWYTDTADVSEIRPGVYALNDAQQWELGSCEPADVALTATATVVSRSPGHIILDAGGKALGADRAPWNTGYGRLPDLPEARITAQSEHHTTVVFPPGTPLPEPGSRVRVVPNHVCATVNLNDELVVVSGGAVVDRWAVAARGANT, translated from the coding sequence ATGGATCAGCTGCCCACGCCGTACCTGTCGGTGGATCTCGACGTCCTGGACCGCAACCTCGCCCGCATGGCGGCCTTCACCGCCGAGCGCGGGGTGGCGCTGCGCCCGCACGCCAAGACGCACAAGTGCCTGCAGATCGCGCGGCGGCAGCTCGACGCCGGTGCGGTGGGGCTGACCGTGGCCACCGTCGCCGAGGCGGAGATCTTCTCCGGCGGCGGCTGCACCGACCTGTTCATCGCGTACCCGCTCTGGATCGACCAGGCGAAGGGGGCGCGGCTGCGGGCCGTCGCCGAGCGCGCGACGGTCGCCGTGGGCGTGGACAACGGCGCGAGCGCCGAGGCGCTGGCCAAACACGCGGGCGGCCTGGTGGAGGTGCTGGTCGAGGTGGACTGCGGCCATCACCGCAGCGGCGTCCAGCCGGGCGAGGCGGGTGCGGTGGCACTCGCGGCGGCACGGGCCGGGCTGCGGGTGCGCGGCGTGTTCACCTTCCCCGGCCACGGGTACGCCGCTGTCGGGGCGGGAAAGGACGTGGCCGTGCAGGAGGCCGCGGCGCTGCGGGAGGCAGCCGACGCGGTCCGCGCGGCCGGGCTGGAGGTGGGCGTCGTCAGTGGCGGCTCCACGCCGACCGCCTGGTACACCGACACCGCCGACGTCTCCGAGATCCGGCCCGGGGTGTACGCCCTCAACGACGCGCAGCAGTGGGAGCTGGGCAGCTGCGAGCCGGCCGACGTCGCGCTGACCGCGACGGCGACCGTGGTCAGCCGCTCGCCCGGCCACATCATCCTCGACGCGGGCGGCAAGGCGCTCGGCGCCGACCGGGCTCCCTGGAACACCGGCTACGGCCGGCTGCCCGACCTGCCCGAGGCGCGCATCACCGCCCAGTCGGAGCACCACACGACGGTCGTGTTCCCGCCGGGCACGCCGCTGCCGGAGCCGGGCTCGCGGGTGCGGGTCGTGCCCAACCACGTCTGCGCGACGGTGAACCTCAACGACGAACTGGTCGTCGTCTCCGGCGGTGCGGTCGTCGACCGGTGGGCGGTGGCCGCCCGCGGCGCGAACACCTGA